The genomic region CAAGCGACGGCCCGTGTCCGTAGACCGGGGCGTTGTCGAAGTACGGCCGGAACTCCCGGACCGCGTCCTGCGAGTTGCGGCGCATGAAGACCTGCCCGCCGAGGCCGACGATGGCCTGGTCGGCGGTGCCGTGGCCGTAGTGCGCGTACCGCTCGCGGTAGAGCCCGACCATCCGCTGGGTGTGCTCCTTGGGCCAGAAGATGTGGTTGGCGAAGAAGCCGTCCCCGTAGTAGGCGGCCTGCTCGGCGATCTCCGGGCTGCGGATCGAGCCGTGCCAGACGAACGGCGGTACGCCGTCGAGCGGGCGCGGCGTCGAGGTGAACGACTGCAACGGCGTGCGGTAGCGGCCCTTCCAGTCGACCACGCCTTCGCGCCACAGCCGGCGCAGTAGGTCGTAGTTCTCGATCGCGAGGGGGATGCCGGCGCGGATGTCCTTGCCGAACCACGGGTAGACCGGGCCGGTGTTGCCGCGGCCCATCATGAGGTCGACCCGACCGTCGGCCAGGTGCTGGAGCATCGCGTAGTCCTCGGCGATCTTCACCGGGTCGTTCGTGGTGATCAGCGTGGTCGCTGTGGACAGCAGCAGCCGCTCGGTGCGGGCCGCGATGTAGCCGAGCATGGTGGTCGGTGACGACGGCACGAACGGCGGGTTGTGGTGCTCGCCGGTGGCGAACACGTCCAGCCCGACCTCTTCGGCCTTCAGCGCGATGGCGACCATCGCCTTGATCCGCTCATGCTCGGTCGGCTCCCGACCGGTGGTCGGATCGACAGTGACATCGCCGACGGTGAAGACTCCGAACTGCATGACCAGCTCCTCGCGTGTCAACCGGACCCGGTGGTGACCCGGATGCTTCCGTCAACATACTTGACGAGTCAACTATTCCATCGGCCGCCACCGCCGGGGACGGCGGCAGGGTCGTGCGCGCCCGTCACGCCGACCCGAGGACCTGCCACCCGGGCTCCCCTGCCACACCGAGTCCCGGACGACAGCCAGGCCGCAGGTAGCGAGCACGCCCAGGGCGACGAGCCTGATACGGGGCCACGGCACGTCCTCAGTCCGCTTGATGCCGACTGCGGCTACCGCCGCACCTCCGGGTCACTCCGGGCAGATCCGCCACTCGCCGCCCTCCTTGACCATGGGATAGATGAAGCCCTGGGTGCTGCCGGTGGTCCGGGTCACCATCGCCATCACCGTCCCGCTGACCGCACCGTTGCGGTTGGAGACCTTCGCGTTGGTGATCCGGTAGCTGGCAATCTTCGGCAGGCCCGCCTCCTCCCGGATGTACGCCTCCTCGGTGACCTGACGCCGCTCCCGCGCGCAGAGGCGCCGGTATGCCTCCGCGTGGTTGCCGGCACGGGTGTCGTCCAGGTAACCGGCGACGGCCTCCCTGGCCGGCCCGGTCGCCTCCTTGATGGTGTTGTAGAACCAGAAGCCGCCACCGACACCACCGATGCAGCAGACCAGCAGTACCGCTGCCACCACGGTCACCACGATCTTGATCGTCCGGTTGTTCTTCGGCGGTGGAGGGTTGGGCATGGCGTACGTCGGGGGATAGCTCACCCCGGCAGGGTAGGCGCCCTCGTCCACGCCATGGACCAGGCCACCTGCCCGTCAGCCGGGCTGCCAGTCATGCAGGCCGAGTGCGGGGCTGATCAGTTCGGCGAGCGGGTTGATCTGGAACATCTCGATGCCGGTGGGGCCGGTCGCCTCTGCCCGCGCAACTCATCCGATTGAGGAGCGGGCATGCCAGCGTCAGCAGAAAGCACCTGCCGATGGCGCCTTGTTCTCTGTGCGGGGACCTTCTGCTTTCCTTGAAGGGTGACGTACGCCTGGCTCGACGCTCCCGCGACCGCGGTCGCCGATACCGCGCGCCTGCTCCTCGGCTGGCTGGCGGTCGCCAACGGCGTCACCATCAGGATCACTGAGACCGAGGCATATGCGGGACTGGGCGGCGACCCCGCAAGCCACGCCCATCGAGGGCGAACCTCACGTAACGCGGCAATGTTCGGCCCGGCTGGCCACCTTTACCTCTACCGCATTTACGGATTGCACACCTGCGCCAATGTGACGTGCGGACCTGAGGGGCAGCCCGCGGCAGTTCTCCTGCGCGCGGGGCAGGTCGTGTGCGGCGCCGACCTTGCCCGCTCGCGGCGGCCTGCGGCAAAGCGCGATGTCGATCTTGCTTCGGGACCGGCGCGCCTCGTCGAGGCGCTTGGCTTGCAGCTCACGGCCTATGGCACATCGGTGGTTGATGGCACCGGCCCGCTGACGTTGTATCCCCCGACTGAGCCAGCTCCGGACGAGCGTGTCGTGGCTGGTCCTCGCGTTGGCGTGACCGCTGCGCACGATCTGGCGTGGCGATTTTGGATCGCCGGCGACCCGACCGTCAGCGCCTACCGTCGTCACGTCCCGCGTAGCAGCGAGAAGAATCTTGAAAGTATGGCTTGACCCTACTTGCGGTGAGGTCGTCCGGCAGAGGCTGCGTGAGCCGAGCGGCACCAGCCGCCGACCGACCACCCTCAGGTTTAAACGACTTGTTGACAAGACGGCGTTCATGGGGTGTGCTCGGGACATGACGATCGACGACCCGTTCACCGCGCCCGATCCAGCCCGCGCCCGCGCCCACCGCAGCCACGAGGCGCTGCATCGGATCAGCGAGCGGCACGCCGGCACCGCCGACCGGCGGGGACGCTGGGCACACCCGTCCGTGCTGGACCCGTGGGAGGCCGTCGCCCTGGTCACCGCGCTGGCCGTGGGCGGGGCCGAGCGGGAGCCGACGGAGGAACCTGTCGACACGGCCGACCTCACCGCCGCGCTGACGCTGCTGCCGCACGTACGCGCCGAGCTCGACGCGCTGGAGGCCGGGCTGCTGACCCTGGCCCGGGACCGGGGGCTGACCTGGCAGTCCATCGCGTACGGGCTGGGGCTGGGCAGCGCGCAGGCCGCCCGGCAGCGCTACGAGCGGGTCGCCGCCCGGTCGGCCGAGCAGACCGCACCGCGACAAGAGGGCTGACCGGCAGGCCGGCCGGCGAGGGCGGCACGCCGCTGACGCTCGGACGGGCACACTGTGCGCACGACGAATCCGGGAGGAGCTTCATGGACCGCGCGGAGATGCTGGCGTACTGCCTGGCCAAGCCGGGGGCGTGGCTGGACCGGCCGTGGGAGAACGACGAGGTGGTGAAGGTCGGCAGCCGGATCTTCGCGTTCCTCGGCAACGGCGACGGCCAGCCGACGGTCGGTCTGAAGTGCGGCGCGACACGCGAGATCGCCGACGAGTGGCTGCACCGTCACCCCGACGATGCCCGTCCGATGGCCTATATCGGCCGGTCCGGGTGGAACACGCTGCAACTCGACGGCGGAATCGACGCCGACGAGTTGACCGAGGCCGTCGACTCGTCGTACGACATGGTGGTGGCGAAGCTCCCGAAGCGCGAGCGCCCGACGGCCTGAGCCGGCCGCGGCGCCGGAAGCGGGAAGCTCCGGCGCCACGGCGAGGTCAGCGGGGGACGACCCGCTCGGTGGCCCAGTCCCGCCAGCCGGCCACCCGGTCCGCCGCGGCGGCGAGCTGGTCGGCGACCGGGCCGGGGCCGGTCGAGCCGGGAGTGGTCCGGGCGGCGAGCGCCGAGCGGACCGACAGCACGTCGCGCACCGACGGATCGAGGTGCTCGCTGACGGCTGCCAGGTCGGCGTCGGAGACCTCCTCCAGCTCGCACTCGCGGACCGCGCAGAGCGCCACCAGACGGCCGGTGATCTCGTGCGCGTCGCGGAACGGCACGTTGCGCCGGACCAGCCAGTCGGCGACCTCCGTGGCGAGCGAGAACCCGACCGGCGCGGCGGCGACAAGGCGATCCACCCGGACCGTCATCGTCGAGATCATTCCCGCCAGGGCCGGCAGCAGCAGCTCCAAGGTGTCGACAGCGTCGAAGGCCGGCTCCTTGTCCTCCTGCATGTCCCGGTCGTAGGTCATCGGCAGGCCCTTGAGCATCGTCAGCACCGTCATCAGGCCACCGACAAGCCGGCCGGACTTGCCCCGGGCCAGCTCGGCGATGTCCGCGTTCTTCTTCTGCGGCATGATCGACGAACCGGTCGCGAAGGCGTCGTCCAGCTCCACCCACCCGAACTCGTGCGAGGTCCAGAGCACCACCTCCTCACCGAGACGGGACAGGTGCACCCCGATCATCGCGGTGGTGAAGAGGAACTCGGCCACGAAGTCCCGGTCGGCCACCGCGTCCATCGAGTTGGCGAACGACGTGCGGAAACCCAGCTCCTTGGCCACCGCCACCGGGTCCAGCGGAAGGCCGGAACCGGCAAGCGCACCCGCGCCGAGCGGGCTGATCGCCGCCCGGTGGTCCCAGTCGTGCAACCGCTCCAGGTCGCGCAGCAGCGGCTGCACGTGGGCGAGCAGCCAGTGCCCGAACGTGACCGGCTGGGCGTGCTGGAGGTGGGTCATGCCGGGGGCGGCGGTGTCGATGTGCCGCTCCGCCTGCTCGATGAGCGCCTCCGCCAGCTCGACCAGCCGGCTCGCCACGCCCCGGGCGTGATCGCGCAGGTAGAGCCGCAGGTCCGTGGCCACCTGGTCGTTGCGGGACCGGCCCGCGCGCAGCTTGCCGCCGAGGCTGCCGAGGCGCTCCAACAGGCCCCGCTCCAGCGCGGTGTGCACGTCCTCGTCGTCGACGGTGGGACGGAACGCCCCCGAGGCGCACGCCGCCTCCAGATCGTCCAGGGCCGCCAGGATCCGACCCAACTCCTCCGGGTCGAGGAGGCCGGCGCCGGCAAGCACCCGGGCATGCGCCCGGGAACCCGCGATGTCGTACGGGGCCAGCCGCCAGTCGAACTGCACGCTCACCGACAGGCGGGCGAGCGCCTCAGCGGGGCCACCGGCGAACCGGCCACCCCACAGGCTTGTCCGATTGGTGGCCGCGCTGTTCTCGGTCAAGCTCTTGTCGTCCACCCCGCCCATTGTGGTCCCCATGCTCGTCACCCGCCCAGCCGGGCGTCACGCGCCGCGGCCATTCCACTCGGCAGCCCCCAAAGCTGCACGAAACCCTTCGCCAGGGACTGGTCGAACGTGTCCCCGGTGTCGTACGTGGCCAGCCCGAAGTCATACAGGCTCGCCTCGGAGCGCCGGCCGGTGACTGTGGCACGACCGCCGTGCAGCGTCATGCGCACCTCGC from Micromonospora profundi harbors:
- a CDS encoding DNA-3-methyladenine glycosylase, whose translation is MTYAWLDAPATAVADTARLLLGWLAVANGVTIRITETEAYAGLGGDPASHAHRGRTSRNAAMFGPAGHLYLYRIYGLHTCANVTCGPEGQPAAVLLRAGQVVCGADLARSRRPAAKRDVDLASGPARLVEALGLQLTAYGTSVVDGTGPLTLYPPTEPAPDERVVAGPRVGVTAAHDLAWRFWIAGDPTVSAYRRHVPRSSEKNLESMA
- a CDS encoding Rv0361 family membrane protein — encoded protein: MSYPPTYAMPNPPPPKNNRTIKIVVTVVAAVLLVCCIGGVGGGFWFYNTIKEATGPAREAVAGYLDDTRAGNHAEAYRRLCARERRQVTEEAYIREEAGLPKIASYRITNAKVSNRNGAVSGTVMAMVTRTTGSTQGFIYPMVKEGGEWRICPE
- a CDS encoding DNA-binding protein: MTIDDPFTAPDPARARAHRSHEALHRISERHAGTADRRGRWAHPSVLDPWEAVALVTALAVGGAEREPTEEPVDTADLTAALTLLPHVRAELDALEAGLLTLARDRGLTWQSIAYGLGLGSAQAARQRYERVAARSAEQTAPRQEG
- the argH gene encoding argininosuccinate lyase, which gives rise to MGGVDDKSLTENSAATNRTSLWGGRFAGGPAEALARLSVSVQFDWRLAPYDIAGSRAHARVLAGAGLLDPEELGRILAALDDLEAACASGAFRPTVDDEDVHTALERGLLERLGSLGGKLRAGRSRNDQVATDLRLYLRDHARGVASRLVELAEALIEQAERHIDTAAPGMTHLQHAQPVTFGHWLLAHVQPLLRDLERLHDWDHRAAISPLGAGALAGSGLPLDPVAVAKELGFRTSFANSMDAVADRDFVAEFLFTTAMIGVHLSRLGEEVVLWTSHEFGWVELDDAFATGSSIMPQKKNADIAELARGKSGRLVGGLMTVLTMLKGLPMTYDRDMQEDKEPAFDAVDTLELLLPALAGMISTMTVRVDRLVAAAPVGFSLATEVADWLVRRNVPFRDAHEITGRLVALCAVRECELEEVSDADLAAVSEHLDPSVRDVLSVRSALAARTTPGSTGPGPVADQLAAAADRVAGWRDWATERVVPR
- a CDS encoding LLM class flavin-dependent oxidoreductase; the encoded protein is MQFGVFTVGDVTVDPTTGREPTEHERIKAMVAIALKAEEVGLDVFATGEHHNPPFVPSSPTTMLGYIAARTERLLLSTATTLITTNDPVKIAEDYAMLQHLADGRVDLMMGRGNTGPVYPWFGKDIRAGIPLAIENYDLLRRLWREGVVDWKGRYRTPLQSFTSTPRPLDGVPPFVWHGSIRSPEIAEQAAYYGDGFFANHIFWPKEHTQRMVGLYRERYAHYGHGTADQAIVGLGGQVFMRRNSQDAVREFRPYFDNAPVYGHGPSLEEFTRETPLTVGSPQQVIDRTLGFRDYVGDYQRQLFLLDHAGLPLKTVLEQLDLLGEEVVPVLRKEFESLRPAHVPDAPTHASLVATAGGGADSTVHAVDDVTGKAPEVAR
- a CDS encoding MmcQ/YjbR family DNA-binding protein gives rise to the protein MDRAEMLAYCLAKPGAWLDRPWENDEVVKVGSRIFAFLGNGDGQPTVGLKCGATREIADEWLHRHPDDARPMAYIGRSGWNTLQLDGGIDADELTEAVDSSYDMVVAKLPKRERPTA